AGTAGTCCACCTCGTCAACCGCACCGGCCTCTTGGGGCGGCCAGACCGTGTTGAGACCCAGGTGCAGCAGGAACGAgatggcgaagccgagaGGAAAGGCGAGGTAGTACAGGTTGATCCACGCCgcgccgaccttgacgctGTCGGGCGTGACGCTCGCCGCGAACCCGGGAAGCTGCGTCGCGAAGCCGCAGACCCaggcgacgaaggcgcgCGGGTTGAAGCCCCTCCAGTAGTAGAACGAGCCGTCGGGTCGCGGGTGGTACAGGTCGGACAGCTTGAtcctgcggcggcggatgaCGAAGTAGTCGCAGATCTGGATGCCGATGACGGGGCCCAAGAAGACGCTGTAGGCCGACAGGACGCTGATGAAGACGCTGGCGGACGAGAGGAGCTCCCACGGGCAGAGGGCGATGCTCAGCACGAGGCCGACGTaggcgccgcggcggatgTTGACGTAGCGGCAGaacaggccggcgaggtccaTGCCGGCGGAGAAGGCGTTGTCGATCGAGTTGATGCTGAGCTGGATgcagaggaggccgaggccggcgaagaaggcgccggcgcggcTCTTGGCGTTGTAGTCGGTATCGAGCCAGGCCTGGACGATCAGGGGCGGGTTCCAGATGGGCTGGCCGTAGATGACGCCGGTGGCGGAAGCGGCGAGGCAGCCAAAGGTcgggaagacggcgccgaagaagatgatgctGAACCACTGGCCGAAGATCTGGTCGCCGGGACGGCGGGCGAAGCGGCAGTAGTCGGGCTGGTTGGtgaggccgacggcgatgctgcCGATGACGGTGGTGATGCCGTGGACGATCTGCCAGCCGAGCTCGCTGGAGGACATGGACTTGGACCCCTGCCGGACGAGCGAGCCGGGTTCGCCTGCGGTGGCGAGGGCCCAGATCATGATGGAGATGAGGGTGACGGAGGAGATGATGTTGAAGGCGAGGAGCACCTTCTGGATGCGTTCCGGTCTGATGTAGAGGatggggatgaggaggatgttGAAGATGATCCAGCCGATGAAGTCTTTTGTCGTCAGGTGGGAAGACTCGGGGAAGACGTTGCCCAGAGACTCGAAGGACGGGAAGATGGCGGACAGACTAATAAGACAAGTCAGCGTCGAGTCTCAAAGTGCAGTTGGAAGTGTCttggagggaagggagggtcTCCCAGATGATTATATATCTGAGCTCGTGGGGGGGGTGTGCTCACCAGTTGACCACCGTCAAGCCACCGGTCCACGATTGCACGGCGAACCAGACCAGGCTGAGGAAGATCCTCTGGATCAGGATGAGGTACTGTCCGTAGACGCCCCAGATGTAACGGGAGACGACGGGGAAGCCAATGTGCCACTCGGCGCCGACCatgccgttggcgatggcaacgagggcgatgatgatcttgccgatgatgatggcgatgacgctCTGCCAGACCGAGAGGCCGACCGCCACGAGAGAAGCGCCCAGCTGCCAGTTGGAGACTATTTGGTGTAAGTCAGCTGATGGATGGTGGATATGGACATCTTTGACAGTTTGGACGCCACGGTATTTAGCTATTCAAGCCGGTGTCTGCTTACTGGCCACTTGGTTCGTCAACCAAAAGGAGATaaaggtcgacgtcgtccagcggcggcggctcggggGCATGGGCCGGATGTCGTCGTTGATCCAGACGTTGGACTCGGCCACGTCGCTGTCGGGCAGCCGCAGCGACCgggcgacctcgccgagactcatgatgatgacgacaGACGAAGAGTTGATAGGTTCGTGGTGCAAGGCCTGGGAGTCTTCTTCATGGCTCCGGGGATGACCAACAAGGAGATGGGACGGGGGGGCTTTTGTCTTAATGAATCCTGCTCGCGGAGGGAGACAGAAAATGAAATGCTTTCCCCGGTAACACCGCACGCTGGGTAATATTCTATTTCGGCCTTGCTGTTGCTCAGGAAACGTTGCATCGGACGCTCACTTGTGGCAAAAGGcaaaggtaggtaggtaggttggcAGACCATGGAATCAACTCTGCTTCACTCAATGGCCGGCCCTCTCCCCTCCACTGATAGACCCGATAGACCCCGCGGACATTCTTCAGTGGGAAACCAATACCTCTTATCATTGGGGTCAAAGACCCCAACCGATTCGATAGACGGGCATACGGCGGGAAACGCTTATCAGAGTTCGGCCGGCCGGTGGAGAAAGGCAGTCATGATAAGACCGgacgagagagggagagagggagagagagagagagagagagagagagacagagagagagagagagacagagagagagagagagagagagagagagagagagagagagagattggGCATCACCAGTGACACAAACATCGCTCATCCAGGGGGATCCAAGTCTACCCCGCAACCTCACAGTCGGCATCTGGGGGGAAGAATACATACAGAGTCGGGTCGAGAGTCAGGTCGATGGCATTCAGCCAAATACAGGTACGAGTTGGAGAAGCTTCGCGCTTGTACCTGCTCGTTTGGCTTGGCTATCTCGTCTTCTGCTCCAAGAAGATCGGCTGCCTACGCGGAGACCGGACGGACCCTGGCACTTGAAGGAGTTGACCCAGGCTTCTGGCTTTTTTAACCGCTTTATCCGCCCAGTCTATCAATGGGCCAGCCCAACGGACCAGTAAGGAGAAACGATCTCCAACAAAGTGGTGGTAGCTCCTGTTAACAACTCGCGCAATTCCGATTCGGGGTTATTCACAACGAGGTCGTCATGTCAAGGTCAAGTGTGCGTGCGTATACGGTACCCTGCTATTTGAATCACTGTGTTCTGTTTGAGGACATATACCCGTCTCGAGAAATCAGCAAAGAGCAGTCAGTGTCAAGTGATTCATAGACATCATGGGAGAAATGCCTCCGTCACGTAGAACAGTCCGCATCGGGGTTGATGTTGGAGGTGAGTCGAGTCTGTTCCATGCCATCACCATGCCTCTCTATCACCATCCCTCATATTCACATCCATAAACCCACTCAGGGGAGAGACCCAGCTAACACCcagacaaaaaaaaaaggaacaaacacggacgccgtcgccatcgacctGAGCCTCCAACACACTGCCAACCGCGGCGTGCTCGCCCACTTCAAGACCCCGACAACCCCGGACGCGAGCGCCGGCATCGAGAgcgccgtccgcgccgtcctcgccgcatccggcctcgacgcggccCCGGGCCGCATCGCCAGCGTCACCATCGGCACGACGCACTtcatcaacgccgtcatcgagcgcgacgcccgccgcttgcagcgcgtcgccgtcctccgcctCAGCAAGTCGTTCCTCCGGGAGGTCCCGGCGTTCGCCGAGTTCCCGCcggacctcgccgccgccatccggtcgcacgtcggcgtcgtcgacggcgggctGCACGTCGACGGGTCGCAGGAggcgcccgtcgtcgaggcccaggTCGTGGCCGAGTGCCGCAAGATCAGGGAGCGGGGCgatgtcggcg
The DNA window shown above is from Colletotrichum destructivum chromosome 2, complete sequence and carries:
- a CDS encoding Putative purine-cytosine permease, uracil/uridine/allantoin permease — encoded protein: MSLGEVARSLRLPDSDVAESNVWINDDIRPMPPSRRRWTTSTFISFWLTNQVAISNWQLGASLVAVGLSVWQSVIAIIIGKIIIALVAIANGMVGAEWHIGFPVVSRYIWGVYGQYLILIQRIFLSLVWFAVQSWTGGLTVVNCLSAIFPSFESLGNVFPESSHLTTKDFIGWIIFNILLIPILYIRPERIQKVLLAFNIISSVTLISIMIWALATAGEPGSLVRQGSKSMSSSELGWQIVHGITTVIGSIAVGLTNQPDYCRFARRPGDQIFGQWFSIIFFGAVFPTFGCLAASATGVIYGQPIWNPPLIVQAWLDTDYNAKSRAGAFFAGLGLLCIQLSINSIDNAFSAGMDLAGLFCRYVNIRRGAYVGLVLSIALCPWELLSSASVFISVLSAYSVFLGPVIGIQICDYFVIRRRRIKLSDLYHPRPDGSFYYWRGFNPRAFVAWVCGFATQLPGFAASVTPDSVKVGAAWINLYYLAFPLGFAISFLLHLGLNTVWPPQEAGAVDEVDYYATFTNTEARKLGVLPLGSEIIEGPQKGIDTRTAEKGPRIWLRSLLK